From the genome of Anopheles moucheti chromosome 3, idAnoMoucSN_F20_07, whole genome shotgun sequence, one region includes:
- the LOC128300707 gene encoding tubulin-specific chaperone D, which yields MGETAIEDCKGDDGPQNVLDAFQENDKLRVLQLIDGLHDKSVTEDDFEHAYQEYSGIFSKYQEQPHLLDRSLEEIVNKIIPFLQEPDTELHTKHRAAKYLYQLCKVRTFKAFVKNLPHEVRHLPFVLGLVEQQNLDDWQNWETRYMGLLWLSLLVLNPFDLSRLDTSEQGSPTTMERIYELCKVNCLKDDSCTPVAAFLVARFVIRNDVKMVYLEKIFDWAMCVNKDYSVDANIGPLTAIASILKHGKREDLLPYVKKLSNWVLHLEYETISKDFKIYKTCIKICQRIGLVLLPPKIAKWRYQRGARSLLANVQKTVTLASLKEVQQTESLSECTEEEDDVDDEEVPADIEEIVERLLLGLKGNSTIVRWSSAKGIGRITNRLPKLLGDEVVSSVIELLNPLEQDDAWHGACLALAELAKRGLLLPSRLSEIVPLLLQALVYDEIQGYRNVGQNIRDAACYMSWAFARAYHPSVLQPFVERIASALLVTAVFDREINCRRAASAAFQESVGRLGNFPHGIDILTTADFFSVAVRSNAFLNISEYIAKFDEYKYNLIDHLISRKINHWDTNIRELTAQALCNLTKHAPQYMRDSIVPQLFQLAESTELNTRHGAVLALGEVINALQMLSWQQTGDGQECFINNKISELAGQLIGKYRQRGQFKGMSGTYMKHGCASFIRNCSEAKLPITQREYLESWQLLLDESIVDEKSTTREQATTAFSKFCETYYRTEPADRMGSLIDNYIREMRDTQIEHKAQGIVSALGALPLFMLELRLQEIVSVIDIKTVVPEMFAVGYNHSELRRDCIRALMNIVHTVGFEHSDKSNEILCGPAFGCYLRALEEYALDNRGDIGSWVREASINALYAFLIKCPPALLTPQHVQDAMIAIAKQSVERIDKIRAVAGKTFTSLIYHEPPIPHVEHRQELQSIFPQDTTEVLWLFPHHTFPMFIQLLGIPMYVEHVSAGLILSVGAPTESLHTCASKTLNDYLKTHQAFIETFGAVVVKILKEKTVKDTLFITSTFQFLAELLNSSANAKVLLVSEDSSVDFAEPIFNLVNGLITQTKKHIDSIPVYCTLMLSPKICKRVLSKLVVYLGMVCVNIRRETALKMYETLLVYGDQTSIPEETLDEVLVCLSEEKWDGELEEARQIRNKLCALMGIKPPVTKVKK from the exons ATGGGCGAAACAGCTATTGAGGATTGTAAAGGAGACGACGGGCCACAAAATGTGCTGGACGCATTCCAGGAGAACGACAAACTGCGTGTATTGCAGCTGATAGACGGACTGCATGACAAATCCGTCACGGAGGACGATTTCGAACACGCTTACCAGGAATATTCTGGCATATTTTCCAAGTACCAGGAACAGCCCCACTTGCTGGACCGTAGTCTGGAGGAGATAGTGAACAAAATCATTCCATTCTTGCAAGAACCTGATACAGAGCTGCACACCAAACATCGTGCTGCGAAATATCTCTATCAACTATGCAAGGTGCGCACGTTTAAGGCATTCGTAAAGAATCTCCCCCACGAGGTGCGTCATTTGCCGTTCGTGTTGGGTTTGGTCGAGCAACAGAATCTTGACGATTGGCAAAACTGGGAAACCCGCTATATGGGGCTGCTGTGGCTATCGCTACTGGTGCTCAACCCGTTCGATTTAAGCCGGTTGGATACTTCGGAACAGGGATCTCCCACTACGATGGAACGCATCTACGAGCTGTGCAAAGTCAACTGTCTAAAGGACGATAGCTGTACGCCGGTGGCCGCATTTCTAGTTGCTCGTTTCGTCATACGAAACGATGTTAAGATGGTGTACTTGGAAAAAATATTCGACTGGGCAATGTGCGTGAATAAGGATTACAGTGTTGACGCTAACATTGGTCCACTGACGGCAATTGCTTCCATCCTAAAGCACGGAAAGCGCGAAGATCTGCTTCCGTACGTGAAGAAGCTTAGCAATTGGGTACTTCACCTGGAGTACGAAACAATATCGAAGGACTTCAAAATCTACAAAACATGCATCAAAATCTGCCAACGCATTGGGCTCGTGCTGTTACCACCGAAAATTGCCAAATGGCGTTACCAGCGAGGTGCACGTTCGCTGTTAGCTAACGTTCAGAAAACGGTCACTCTGGCGTCGTTGAAAGAGGTACAGCAAACAGAGTCGTTGTCGGAATGTACGGAAGAAGAGGATGATGTCGATGACGAGGAAGTTCCGGCCGACATTGAGGAAATTGTGGAACGATTGCTGCTTGGCCTGAAAGGCAATTCAACGATTGTGCGCTGGTCATCGGCAAAGGGTATCGGTCGTATCACGAATCGACTACCGAAGCTGTTAGGCGACGAAGTTGTATCATCGGTTATCGAACTGCTAAATCCACTCGAGCAGGATGATGCTTGGCACGGTGCCTGCCTAGCGCTGGCAGAACTGGCCAAACGTGGTCTACTACTTCCCTCGCGATTATCCGAAATAGTGCCACTGCTGCTCCAAGCGCTGGTGTACGATGAAATTCAAGGATATCGCAATGTGGGACAAAACATACGAGATGCAGCATGCTACATGAGCTGGGCTTTCGCCAGGGCGTATCACCCGTCCGTATTGCAACCGTTTGTGGAGCGCATTGCTTCGGCACTTCTCGTGACGGCCGTTTTCGATCGGGAAATAAACTGTAGACGTGCGGCATCTGCTGCATTCCAGGAAAGCGTCGGACGACTGGGCAATTTTCCGCACGGTATCGATATTCTTACGACGGCCGATTTTTTCTCCGTCGCCGTGCGGAGTAATGCATTTTTGAATATCAGCGAGTACATCGCAAAGTTTGACGAATACAAATACAACCTAATAG ATCATTTAATTAGTCGCAAAATCAATCACTGGGATACTAATATTCGCGAGCTGACAGCCCAAGCGCTCTGTAATCTGACAAAGCACGCCCCACAGTACATGCGAGATTCGATCGTGCCACAGCTATTCCAGCTGGCCGAGTCAACAGAGCTCAACACGCGCCACGGTGCAGTGCTGGCTTTGGGAGAGGTAATAAATGCCTTGCAAATGCTTAGCTGGCAGCAAACTGGCGACGGACAGGAGTGCTTTATTAACAATAAAATCAGCGAACTGGCCGGTCAACTGATTGGCAAATATCGGCAACGCGGACAATTCAAGGGTATGAGTGGAACGTACATGAAGCACGGTTGTGCCAGTTTCATTCGAAATTGTAGTGAAGCCAAGCTACCGATCACGCAACGAGAATATTTAG AATCATGGCAGCTGCTACTGGATGAAAGCATCGTTGACGAGAAGTCCACGACGCGAGAACAGGCCACGACAGCGTTTTCGAAGTTTTGTGAAACCTACTACAGGACGGAACCGGCGGATCGTATGGGTAGTTTGATTGATAACTACATCCGGGAGATGCGCGACACCCAGATTGAACACAAAGCTCAAGGAATCGTTTCTGCGCTCGGTGCTTTGCCACTGTTTATGCTCGAACTGCGCTTGCAAGAAATCGTGTCAGTAATCGACATCAAAACGGTTGTTCCAGAAATGTTTGCCGTTGGATACAACCACTCAGAACTGCGCCGTGATTGCATACGCGCGCTGATGAACATTGTTCATACGGTTGGATTCGAACATTCGGACAAATCGAACGAGATTCTCTGTGGGCCCGCCTTCGGTTGCTATCTGCGAGCGCTCGAAGAGTATGCGCTGGACAACCGGGGCGATATTGGTTCGTGGGTTCGAGAAGCCAGCATTAATGCTCTCTATGCATTCCTGATCAAATGTCCGCCCGCATTACTCACTCCACAGCACGTGCAGGATGCAATGATCGCTATCGCGAAACAATCGGTCGAACGAATCGATAAaatccgtgcggtggcgggcAAAACGTTCACCTCACTGATCTACCACGAGCCACCGATTCCGCATGTAGAGCACAGGCAGGAACTGCAAAGTATATTCCCACAGGACACAACCGAGGTGCTGTGGCTGTTTCCGCACCACACATTCCCGATGTTCATTCAGCTGCTTGGCATACCAATGTACGTGGAGCACGTGTCGGCAGGATTGATACTAAGCGTCGGTGCACCGACCGAATCGCTTCACACGTGCGCGTCCAAAACGTTGAACGATTATCTGAAAACGCATCAAGCATTTATTGAAACATTCGGTGCAGTTGTGGTGAAAATTCTGAAGGAAAAAACCGTTAAAGATACCCTGTTTATTACGTCCACATTTCAATTCCTCGCCGAGCTGCTGAATTCGTCGGCGAACGCTAAAGTGTTGCTAGTTTCGGAAGACAGCTCAGTAGATTTTGCCGAACCTATATTTAATTTGGTAAATGGTTTGATAACCCAAACCAAAAAGCACATCGATTCCATTCCCGTGTATTGCACCCTGATGCTGTCACCGAAAATATGCAAGCGAGTACTGAGTAAGCTAGTCGTGTATTTGGGCATGGTGTGCGTGAATATTCGACGCGAAACCGCTCTCAAAATGTACGAAACACTGCTAGTCTACGGGGATCAAACATCCATACCGGAAGAAACACTCGACGAAGTGTTGGTGTGTCTTAGCGAGGAAAAATGGGACGGTGAACTTGAAGAAGCACGTCAAATACGCAACAAACTATGTGCACTGATGGGTATCAAACCGCCAGTGACAAAGGTGAAGAAATAA